Below is a genomic region from Mesorhizobium sp..
CGGTCTTCCTCCACGAGATGTCGGCGCAGCCGCGCCACCTCGGCCGGGGTGATCCGTGCGCAGGCCTCCGACGCGATGCCCGGCTCGATCAGGCGCCGCGCCGCGAAGACCTGACGGGCCTCGTCGGGCGCGGGATTGGCGACGAAGGCGCCGCGGTTGCGCTCGACCCGGACCAGGCCTTCGAAAGCGAGCATCTGCAGGGCGCCGCGCGCCACCGTCCTGCCAACGTCGAACAGCGAACCGACCTCCGCCTCGGACAGTTTGGTGCCCGGCGCGAGCCTCCGATCGACGATCGCGTCGCGCAGATGGTCTCGGATCGCCTGGGTGCGGTCCTCGGGCGTCGACGGGATGTCGGCTGGATCTGGTTCGGCGGATGACATGGCAATCAGGTGAGTGGTGCTTTCTTCTATCGCGAAAACGGCGCCATGGAAGCGTCGCAAGTGTCGCAAATCGACAAAAAGATTGCATGCAATTCCTGCACCGGATCGCCGACAAGCGCCCATCATTTGTGCAGTGCGATAATAGCGGCAGCCGGGCCGCCCGACGCTCGCGGCCGGATCGGCAATGCAATCAATGGTTTGGGCCGCCGTGCAGCAACTGGCACGGGCGATGCTTCTCTCTGCCGCGAACGGGGATGCACGCATGAGCAAGGCCGCGACGATCGACATCGCTACCGTCTCCAAGGTCTACGGCACCACGACCGCGGTGCATGCGATCAGCCTGAAGATCCCGGCCGGCAGCTATTGCTGCCTGCTTGGACCCTCGGGATGCGGCAAGTCGACGACGTTGCGGATGATTGCCGGGCACGAGAGCATCTCGTCCGGCGACATCCGCCTCGGCAACACGGTGGTGACGGACCTGCCGCCCGCCCGGCGCGGCACGGCGATGATGTTCCAGTCCTATGCGCTGTTTCCCCATCTCGACGTCACCGACAATGTCGCCTTCAGCCTGAAGATGAAGGGCGTGGCGAAGGACGAACGCCGGGCGAAGGCGCTCGACATGCTCAAGCTTGTGCAGATGGACGCCTATGCCACCCGCAGACCGGCGCAGCTATCCGGCGGCCAGCAGCAGCGCGTCGCGCTGGCCCGGGCGCTGATCACCGACCCGGAAGCGCTGCTTCTCGACGAGCCGCTGTCCGCGCTCGACCCTTTCCTCAAGATCCGGGTCCGCGCCGAGCTCAAGCGGCTGCAGAAGCAGCTCGGCATCACCTTCGTCCACGTCACGCATAGCCAGGAAGAGGCGATGGCGCTGGCCGACCTGATCGTGGTGATGAACGACGGCCGCATCGAGCAGGCCGCCGATCCGCGCACCGTATTCGAGCATCCCGCGACCGCCTTTGTCGCCCGTTTCATGGGCGACCACAACGTCATCTCCGGACGAGTGGTCGAAACCACCGACGGACGGGTCAAGGTCGAGGTGCCGGGCGGCGGGACCTTCCTCGTCGAAGGCGGCCCGCGCGAGATCGGCGAGGATGTGGACATCGCCGTGCGCAACGATCACGTGCGCATCGCCGAGGCGGAGGCAGGACTCGGCTTTGCCGGGCTGCTCACCAATGTCGAGTATCGCGGATCCTCGACGAAACTCACCGTGAGCGGGGCCGGCATCGATGATTTCGTCGCCATCGTCTCCGACACCGAATTCGACGCCCGACCCGTCCATGTAGGCGAGGCCGTCCCGCTGTCCTGGACGGTCAAGGACGCGATCCTGCTCGACCGCCTCCATTCCTGAACCAACCGGACCAAGCAAAAGGGGAACAGCCATGACCAAGACCAAGACGACCGGCGCCGGCATCTCGCGCCGCACACTGCTGAAGACGGGTGCCGCAGCCGCCGGCTTCGCGGCGGGATCGGGGGTCATCACCGGATTCCCGACGATCTGGGCGCAGAACCCGATCACACTTCGCCAGTTCGGCACCGGCGTGTCCAACCTCAACGCGATCGCCGAGAAGTGCAAGGAAGACCTCGGCATCACGCTCGAGATGACCGCCACGGATTCCGACGCGGCCGCCCAGCGCGCCGTCACCCAGGCCGACAGCTACGACATCGCCGACATCGAATACTGGATCCTGAAGAAGGTGTTCCCGGCCGGCGTGATCCAGCCGATGGATACGGCGAAGCTGAAATACTACGACAAGGTCGTGCCGCTGTTCATCACGGGCAAACTCAAGCCTGATTCGGTGATCGCGCAGGGCACCGCGCCGCATACGGTCGGCTTCGTCGAGGCGAAGGATTCGAAGACCTTCGCCAAGGAGCCGACGCAGTGGTTCACGATGATGCCGACCATCTACAATGCCGACACGCTGGGCATCCGTCCCGACCTCGTCGGCCGCGAGATCACCACCTGGGCCGACATCCTCGACCCCGCGTTCAAGGGCAAGACCTCGATCCTGAACATCCCGTCCATCGGCATCATGGACGCGGCGATGATCATGGAAGCGTCCGGCAAGATCAAATATGCCGACAAGGGCAACATGACCAAGGAGGAGATCGACAAGACGATCGACTTCCTGATCGAAACCAAGAAGGCCGGCCAGTTCCGCGCCTTCTGGAAGAGCTTCGACGAGAGCGTCAACCTGATGGCTTCTGGCGAGGTGGTGATCCAGTCGATGTGGTCGCCGGCGGTCGCGGCCGTCCGCTCCAAGGGCATCGCCTGCAAATACCAGCCGCTGAAGGAAGGCTACCGCGCCTGGGGCGGCGGCCTGGGTCTCGCCGCGCATCTGGAAGGCGCCAAGCTCGACGCGGCCTACGAATACATCAACTGGTACACCTCCGGCTGGGTCGGCGCCTATCTCAACCGCCAGGGCTATTATTCGGCAGCGATGGAGACGGCCAAGCAGTTCATGTCCGAGGACGAATGGGGCTACTGGGTCGAGGGCAAGGAGGCAAAGGGTGACATCCTCGCACCTGACGGCAAGGTCATGGAGAAGGCGGGCGCGGTGCGCGACGGCGGCTCGTTCGACGAGCGCATGGGCCGTGTCGCCTGCTGGAACTCGGTAATGGACGAGGACCGTTACATGGTGCGCCGCTGGAACGAGTTCATCGCGGCGTAGGCCGGCATAGGGACGAACCCAGATGCCGAATTCCTTCGCGCCCCCCTCTGGCCTGTCGGCCATCTCCCCCACATGGGGGGAGATTATGCGCGCCGCTGAAGCTGCCAATCTCCCGCCGTGTGGGGGAGATGGCCGACAGGCCAGAGAGGGGCGCGAAGGAGCATTCCCCGCGATCGTCGACGTCCAAGTTGCGAGGTCCTTCCGATGACCATTGCGCTCGACGAGCAGGCTGTGCCGGTCAAGCCGGCGAAAGCCCGCTTTGCGTTCCTGTCGGGCTTCTCCGCCTATCTGCAGGCGCTGCCGTTGATGCTCATCCTCGGCTTCTTCCTGCTGCTGCCAATCCTGATGATCGTCATCGTGTCCTTCTGGGAATACGATTTCGCGGCGATGTATCCGGATTTCATCACGCTGAACTATGCCGAGACGCTCGGCTCATGGGTGACGTGGAAGACCTATCTCAACACGCTGAAATACGCGGTGCTGGTCTGGGCGATCACGCTCTTGGTCGGCTTCTGGGTCGCCTATTTCCTGGCATTCCACGTCCGCACCTCGGCGATGCAGATGGTGCTGTTCCTGGTCTGCACGGTACCGTTCCTCACCTCCAACATCATCCGCATGATCTCCTGGATTCCGGTGCTCGGCCGCAACGGGCTGGTCAACTCGGCGCTGGTCGAGTCTGGTATCGTCTCGCAGCCTGTCGAATGGCTGCTCTATTCCGACTTCGCCGTCGTGCTGGCGATGGTCCATC
It encodes:
- a CDS encoding GntR family transcriptional regulator, with translation MSSAEPDPADIPSTPEDRTQAIRDHLRDAIVDRRLAPGTKLSEAEVGSLFDVGRTVARGALQMLAFEGLVRVERNRGAFVANPAPDEARQVFAARRLIEPGIASEACARITPAEVARLRRHLVEEDRHMAERGPSARRAEIKASGEFHLVLASIGGNAILHRFMEELVARSSLVIALYGRSGASSCGHGEHAAIVDALERGDARTAVALVLTHIDHIEADLDLKARSSPALKDALDL
- a CDS encoding ABC transporter permease, translated to MTIALDEQAVPVKPAKARFAFLSGFSAYLQALPLMLILGFFLLLPILMIVIVSFWEYDFAAMYPDFITLNYAETLGSWVTWKTYLNTLKYAVLVWAITLLVGFWVAYFLAFHVRTSAMQMVLFLVCTVPFLTSNIIRMISWIPVLGRNGLVNSALVESGIVSQPVEWLLYSDFAVVLAMVHLYTLFMVTPIFNTLMRIDRSLVEAARDAGASTPQILTNVILPLAKPGMAIGTIFVVTLVMADFTTVQVMSGGQSASVALMMKNQMSLLQYPAAAANAVVLLAVVLLMVAAILRVVDIRKEL
- a CDS encoding ABC transporter ATP-binding protein; protein product: MSKAATIDIATVSKVYGTTTAVHAISLKIPAGSYCCLLGPSGCGKSTTLRMIAGHESISSGDIRLGNTVVTDLPPARRGTAMMFQSYALFPHLDVTDNVAFSLKMKGVAKDERRAKALDMLKLVQMDAYATRRPAQLSGGQQQRVALARALITDPEALLLDEPLSALDPFLKIRVRAELKRLQKQLGITFVHVTHSQEEAMALADLIVVMNDGRIEQAADPRTVFEHPATAFVARFMGDHNVISGRVVETTDGRVKVEVPGGGTFLVEGGPREIGEDVDIAVRNDHVRIAEAEAGLGFAGLLTNVEYRGSSTKLTVSGAGIDDFVAIVSDTEFDARPVHVGEAVPLSWTVKDAILLDRLHS
- a CDS encoding PotD/PotF family extracellular solute-binding protein, which encodes MTKTKTTGAGISRRTLLKTGAAAAGFAAGSGVITGFPTIWAQNPITLRQFGTGVSNLNAIAEKCKEDLGITLEMTATDSDAAAQRAVTQADSYDIADIEYWILKKVFPAGVIQPMDTAKLKYYDKVVPLFITGKLKPDSVIAQGTAPHTVGFVEAKDSKTFAKEPTQWFTMMPTIYNADTLGIRPDLVGREITTWADILDPAFKGKTSILNIPSIGIMDAAMIMEASGKIKYADKGNMTKEEIDKTIDFLIETKKAGQFRAFWKSFDESVNLMASGEVVIQSMWSPAVAAVRSKGIACKYQPLKEGYRAWGGGLGLAAHLEGAKLDAAYEYINWYTSGWVGAYLNRQGYYSAAMETAKQFMSEDEWGYWVEGKEAKGDILAPDGKVMEKAGAVRDGGSFDERMGRVACWNSVMDEDRYMVRRWNEFIAA